One segment of Leptospirillum ferrooxidans C2-3 DNA contains the following:
- a CDS encoding glycosyltransferase family 9 protein — translation MNVSHSPISPMIPEHGLFWDGFPLFHIHDFSPDFSGKIFFVLGQGLGDHLNGFRAIFEIRLRFQKASLIVYADLRWEELVRRMDGVEIRWFPKALEVRSKEGTNDPYALAHSEIRKEMDAAPASSFLGYDHFPMPDRHARGEATIQATLRTVGLSLGKHLRPFVPMKKSDLLWADEFLKRNGLQSGSYAVIAPYTWENKRWPKDFFSITIDLLYRKLGIRSLVIAYPEMGTFENEGALCAYDLSLSQIAALLSRSGVYLGLDSGLSHMAAALDLPSLELFIEKKVMPFEVRACSPFFLYNVESFFLDKRIPEPESVFASISFIWTNRDHLSSVIPLCPGCRSRMQYIQKCSAEVIDFMCVCGTSLTTPNGDNVNLSLSSRANSVDDKEAVTGKTTHVSLEAGSDLSSIISLISWEKRLKDSSDIETVEVFYEIPSEDKSCSDVQDLSPRINWRMDGIFYWIERMGYRPLSFSVSLKRAVICFAPFVSKIKSVSVPFTLPWGGTILKINSIDQYLKWYSFESWGKPQDLVGIVKSMSSLGYKKDALEAAWVAFRANPGLRSFRWLVKSYWAFYIKRD, via the coding sequence ATGAATGTCTCCCACTCTCCAATCTCTCCCATGATTCCAGAGCATGGTTTATTCTGGGATGGCTTTCCGCTTTTTCATATCCATGATTTTTCTCCTGACTTTTCTGGAAAGATATTTTTTGTTCTGGGACAGGGACTAGGGGATCATCTGAACGGATTCAGGGCTATTTTTGAAATTCGTCTTCGTTTTCAAAAAGCTTCTTTGATTGTTTACGCTGATTTACGCTGGGAAGAACTTGTCCGGAGAATGGACGGAGTTGAAATCAGGTGGTTTCCAAAGGCGTTGGAGGTCCGCTCAAAGGAAGGGACCAATGATCCTTATGCTCTGGCTCACTCTGAGATCAGAAAAGAGATGGATGCTGCGCCAGCTTCTTCCTTTCTGGGATATGACCACTTTCCGATGCCTGATCGGCATGCCAGAGGAGAGGCAACAATACAGGCCACCCTTCGAACGGTAGGATTATCTCTCGGAAAACACCTTCGCCCTTTTGTGCCAATGAAAAAATCAGATCTCTTATGGGCAGATGAATTTCTCAAAAGAAATGGACTTCAATCTGGGAGCTATGCGGTCATCGCCCCTTATACATGGGAAAACAAGCGATGGCCTAAAGATTTCTTCTCGATAACGATCGATCTCCTATACCGGAAACTGGGAATTCGATCTCTTGTGATTGCTTATCCGGAGATGGGAACGTTTGAAAATGAAGGGGCCTTGTGCGCCTACGATCTTTCTCTTTCGCAAATAGCCGCTCTACTGTCCCGCTCCGGAGTCTATCTTGGGCTTGATTCGGGACTCAGCCATATGGCAGCGGCGCTGGATCTGCCATCGCTTGAACTATTTATTGAAAAAAAGGTGATGCCCTTTGAAGTAAGGGCCTGTTCGCCATTTTTTCTCTATAATGTTGAGTCGTTTTTTCTTGATAAACGGATTCCGGAGCCAGAATCGGTTTTTGCATCCATATCTTTTATATGGACAAATAGAGATCATCTTTCCTCTGTGATTCCTCTTTGTCCTGGATGCCGTTCCAGAATGCAATATATTCAAAAGTGCTCTGCAGAAGTCATCGATTTTATGTGCGTCTGCGGCACCTCCCTAACAACACCGAATGGGGATAATGTCAATCTCTCTCTATCCTCAAGAGCGAATTCGGTGGATGACAAGGAGGCGGTCACTGGAAAAACCACTCATGTCAGCCTTGAAGCCGGGTCTGACTTGTCTTCGATCATCTCCTTGATTTCCTGGGAGAAAAGACTAAAAGACAGTTCAGACATTGAAACAGTCGAGGTGTTCTATGAAATTCCGTCAGAGGACAAATCCTGTAGTGATGTCCAGGATTTGTCTCCAAGGATCAATTGGAGGATGGACGGGATTTTCTATTGGATAGAGAGAATGGGATACAGGCCTCTTTCATTCAGTGTATCCCTCAAGAGAGCAGTGATCTGCTTTGCTCCTTTCGTCTCAAAAATCAAATCGGTTTCGGTTCCTTTCACTCTTCCTTGGGGCGGAACCATCCTTAAGATCAACTCTATCGACCAATATCTGAAATGGTATAGTTTTGAGTCTTGGGGAAAGCCGCAGGATCTTGTCGGAATCGTTAAGTCCATGTCGTCTCTGGGGTATAAAAAGGATGCGCTTGAAGCGGCTTGGGTTGCTTTTCGGGCCAATCCGGGATTGAGATCGTTCAGATGGCTTGTGAAGTCTTACTGGGCTTTTTATATCAAGAGGGATTGA